A part of Solibacillus sp. FSL H8-0538 genomic DNA contains:
- a CDS encoding extracellular solute-binding protein has protein sequence MKKFSFYLLCTMLFVVLAACSDDTQTPAEPVVTEEGSTVIKVVFKDDGPSNPAAVKFYDTLAEKLKADKGIDVEFELVEVAQGTYSEKLNLLLYSGEIPDLIYFQGGDEQIASQDLLEDLTPYIAESEYLKAILMPHNETRLANYPYLLWVKGIDNKVPVVRTDFLEQTSSGAALLADPTPDNYKAFFQELVDKGFVKNGVTVAGAITELDFVFNMAFGETSTWIDNGSGYVYSKVSEAEKNKLAYYSELYAAGLLDNQYLTKQWDTKEDAFYNNETGVIIGTNGKVIDFYNSRQKEVNGESAELTVLPPAKGIGQGYGATSVTKETRGLAISSQSPNKELVFDILDYLASPAGMQFDMFGFEGEQYNTVNGEIELTDKYYAEWYARYWEPANPALEVAVSKSTPVLSAAGVASKDAVSQFYTQDNNFSLPEEYIAQWDAMENLYKEYSADIITGKKSIDAFDEFVQKWNEAGGEAITQLANDTIK, from the coding sequence ATGAAAAAATTTAGTTTTTATTTATTGTGCACGATGTTATTCGTTGTACTTGCTGCATGTAGTGATGATACGCAAACACCAGCAGAACCAGTCGTAACAGAAGAGGGTAGTACCGTTATTAAAGTTGTCTTTAAAGATGATGGTCCTTCCAATCCAGCAGCAGTGAAATTTTACGATACACTTGCTGAGAAATTAAAAGCGGATAAAGGAATTGATGTAGAGTTTGAACTTGTGGAAGTAGCACAAGGCACCTATTCTGAAAAATTAAACCTACTATTATATAGTGGTGAAATTCCTGATTTAATTTACTTCCAAGGTGGCGATGAGCAAATTGCAAGCCAAGATTTACTGGAAGATCTAACACCGTATATTGCGGAATCCGAGTATTTAAAGGCTATTTTAATGCCACATAATGAAACACGTTTAGCAAACTACCCGTATCTTTTATGGGTAAAGGGGATTGATAATAAAGTGCCAGTTGTACGTACGGATTTCTTAGAGCAAACGTCTTCAGGCGCAGCGCTACTGGCAGATCCAACTCCGGATAACTACAAAGCGTTTTTCCAAGAGCTTGTAGACAAAGGGTTTGTGAAAAACGGAGTAACAGTTGCAGGAGCGATTACCGAGCTAGATTTTGTGTTTAATATGGCATTTGGTGAGACAAGTACTTGGATTGATAATGGCTCTGGCTATGTGTATAGCAAGGTTTCAGAAGCTGAGAAAAATAAACTAGCTTACTATAGCGAACTCTATGCAGCAGGCTTATTAGATAACCAATATTTAACGAAGCAATGGGATACAAAAGAGGATGCTTTCTATAACAATGAAACAGGCGTAATTATTGGAACAAATGGCAAAGTAATCGATTTCTACAACTCGCGTCAAAAAGAAGTAAATGGTGAGTCAGCTGAACTTACTGTATTACCACCAGCTAAAGGTATTGGACAAGGCTACGGCGCAACAAGTGTCACAAAGGAAACACGTGGTTTAGCCATTTCATCCCAATCGCCGAACAAAGAGTTAGTATTCGACATTTTAGATTATTTAGCAAGTCCAGCAGGTATGCAGTTTGACATGTTTGGCTTTGAGGGTGAGCAATACAACACCGTAAACGGCGAAATTGAATTAACAGATAAATATTACGCAGAGTGGTATGCACGTTACTGGGAGCCAGCAAATCCAGCATTAGAAGTCGCGGTAAGTAAATCAACACCTGTATTAAGCGCAGCTGGAGTTGCTTCTAAAGACGCTGTGTCACAATTTTATACGCAAGATAATAACTTCTCATTACCAGAAGAATATATTGCGCAGTGGGATGCAATGGAAAATCTATACAAAGAATATTCAGCAGACATCATTACGGGTAAAAAATCAATCGACGCATTTGATGAATTCGTTCAAAAATGGAATGAAGCAGGCGGCGAGGCAATTACACAGTTAGCGAACGATACAATTAAGTAA
- the hflC gene encoding protease modulator HflC gives MSNNNFDGDLEKFIRKLFANKNNKPGKVVDMEEPTSNKSKAPKKPVNMRQWMASGIVVTVLFAVFVILIANLYVVKESEYKVVRQFGEVVKYEREPGLHMKIPFIQSVTTLPKNLMTYDMTEEEISTFDKKRIIIDNYAVWRVTDPKALISNAGTLVNAESRMEEFIYSVIRTELGQLDYDDIISDENSSRGSINDRVTARVNEFLAKDDYGIEVMDVRIRRIDLPAENEQSVYTRMVSERETTSQTYLSEGDADKRRIEAQTDRQVQELLATANKDAALIQAEGESQAAKIYNEAFSKDPEFYSLYRTLESYKKTIGEDTVIILPSDSPYAKLLSGYVE, from the coding sequence ATGAGCAATAATAATTTTGACGGCGACTTAGAAAAATTCATCCGCAAATTATTTGCGAATAAAAATAACAAGCCAGGCAAAGTGGTTGATATGGAAGAACCAACGAGTAACAAGTCAAAAGCCCCGAAAAAGCCAGTTAACATGCGTCAATGGATGGCATCAGGCATTGTAGTAACGGTATTATTCGCTGTATTCGTTATTTTGATAGCCAATCTCTATGTTGTAAAGGAAAGCGAATATAAGGTTGTTCGTCAGTTCGGTGAAGTAGTGAAATATGAGCGTGAGCCGGGACTTCATATGAAAATTCCATTCATTCAAAGTGTCACAACGCTACCGAAAAATTTAATGACCTATGATATGACGGAGGAAGAAATTAGTACATTTGATAAAAAGCGTATTATTATTGATAACTATGCAGTTTGGCGTGTAACCGATCCAAAGGCATTGATTTCAAATGCAGGGACATTAGTTAATGCGGAATCGCGTATGGAGGAGTTTATTTATTCGGTTATCCGCACTGAGCTTGGACAGCTAGACTATGATGATATTATTAGTGATGAAAATTCTTCACGAGGCAGTATTAATGATCGTGTGACAGCACGAGTAAATGAGTTCTTAGCAAAGGATGATTATGGCATTGAAGTAATGGATGTACGTATTCGCCGTATCGATTTACCTGCTGAAAATGAACAATCTGTTTATACGCGAATGGTATCCGAGCGTGAAACGACTTCACAAACATATTTATCTGAAGGAGACGCGGATAAACGCCGTATTGAAGCTCAAACGGATCGTCAAGTGCAGGAGTTGCTCGCTACTGCGAACAAAGACGCAGCGCTAATTCAAGCGGAAGGTGAGTCACAGGCGGCTAAAATTTATAATGAGGCATTTTCAAAGGATCCAGAGTTTTACTCGCTTTACCGAACATTAGAGTCTTATAAGAAAACGATTGGTGAGGATACGGTTATTATTCTTCCATCTGATTCACCATATGCGAAGTTATTATCTGGTTATGTAGAATAA
- a CDS encoding DUF4387 domain-containing protein — protein MKLYEKAKILRSKNSGPFELTLDVLFDNKQAYEEVKASGVLTKEVIAKAYNIALDEIYHFIYFDQALGIKITIARKISSGSPGDRDVYGTQQHAPLMNIEV, from the coding sequence GTGAAGCTGTATGAAAAGGCAAAAATTTTACGTAGCAAAAATTCAGGTCCCTTTGAATTGACGCTAGATGTGTTATTTGATAACAAACAGGCATATGAGGAAGTGAAGGCGAGTGGTGTATTGACAAAGGAAGTCATTGCGAAAGCTTATAATATTGCGCTAGATGAGATTTATCATTTTATTTATTTTGATCAGGCGCTCGGAATTAAAATTACGATTGCACGTAAAATTTCATCGGGTAGTCCAGGAGACCGGGATGTGTACGGAACACAGCAGCATGCGCCATTAATGAATATTGAGGTGTAG
- a CDS encoding ABC transporter permease, translated as MKIKNTLRQMRKDWVLYVMLLPGMIYFIVFHIIPILNMKLAFQDYRIIGENTWVGLKHFNVLFGSPAFKDVLMNTVIISTMKMIFIFPIPIILSLMINELRFGPYRKFIQSVSYLPHFLSWVVIAGIWIAFLNPVEGGVNVIRGFFNLPSLDFMTSKEHIRWVLIFSEMWRSAGWDTILYIAAILKISPALYEAAKIDGATTFQQMRYVTVPAMMSTVVTVFILNLGFFMNAGFDQVFNLMNDSVLSVIDILDTYVYRIGILNGQYAYATAASLFKGVIGLVLILSTHFISKRLTGKGVW; from the coding sequence ATGAAAATTAAAAATACATTGAGGCAAATGCGAAAAGACTGGGTTTTATATGTCATGCTGTTGCCCGGAATGATTTATTTCATAGTGTTTCATATTATTCCGATTTTAAATATGAAGCTTGCTTTTCAGGATTACCGGATTATCGGAGAAAACACTTGGGTTGGCCTCAAACATTTTAACGTGCTATTTGGATCTCCAGCGTTTAAAGATGTGCTCATGAATACAGTTATTATTAGTACGATGAAAATGATATTTATTTTCCCGATTCCAATTATTTTATCGCTCATGATCAATGAATTGCGGTTCGGACCGTATCGTAAATTTATACAATCCGTTTCCTATTTACCTCACTTTTTATCATGGGTTGTTATTGCGGGAATTTGGATTGCATTTTTAAATCCAGTGGAAGGCGGAGTTAATGTTATCCGTGGATTTTTCAACTTACCGTCGCTTGATTTTATGACGAGTAAGGAGCATATTCGCTGGGTGCTCATTTTCTCTGAAATGTGGCGTAGTGCTGGTTGGGATACAATCCTTTACATTGCGGCAATTTTAAAGATTAGCCCGGCACTTTATGAGGCAGCGAAAATAGACGGCGCGACGACCTTCCAACAAATGCGTTATGTTACAGTACCAGCAATGATGAGTACGGTTGTGACGGTATTCATTTTAAACTTAGGCTTCTTTATGAATGCTGGCTTTGATCAAGTGTTTAACTTAATGAATGATTCGGTGTTAAGTGTCATCGATATTTTAGATACATATGTATACCGCATCGGGATTTTAAATGGTCAGTATGCCTATGCAACAGCGGCGAGCTTATTTAAAGGTGTGATTGGCTTAGTGTTAATTTTAAGCACACACTTTATTTCGAAACGCTTAACAGGCAAGGGTGTTTGGTGA
- a CDS encoding acyclic terpene utilization AtuA family protein, translating into MMGGVNILSPCGMLGYGFPVASFLKAFDQDIHGIVVDAGSTDAGPHKLGANVSIVSRLALKKDLSLMIEMGLQHKIPVIIGSAGGAGAKTHVERTMDVIREILQEQQQSAKIAIIWADFDQQQIIKANQAGKINPLSRHIPPLTEELILHTQTIVAQMGHEPILRALEERCDIIVCGRSYDPSPFAALGIYHGMDEGLAYHLGKILECGALCAEPGTTKDCILGTLYEDYFTVQSLNPIRKCTPTSVAAHTFYEKEHPYILHGPGFMLNLELCTFTEIAEGVVEVRNSQYIPSDVMKIKLEGARKVAYRTFVLAGIRDPLLLGQLEDVEAQVLQQVQTYFSEIPKDTYKVNFYHYGKDAVLGEQEPETFTGHEVGIMFEVLAENQETANAICANVRSTYLHYGYENRKSTAGNLAFPFAPSDVEFGPVYEFSIYHLMEITDNPFRLEIVEVSLA; encoded by the coding sequence ATGATGGGTGGAGTAAATATTTTATCTCCGTGTGGCATGCTTGGCTACGGTTTTCCGGTAGCATCCTTTTTAAAAGCATTCGACCAGGATATTCATGGCATTGTAGTGGATGCTGGATCAACCGATGCCGGGCCACATAAATTAGGAGCCAATGTATCGATTGTAAGCCGACTTGCCTTGAAAAAAGACTTATCACTGATGATTGAAATGGGTCTACAGCATAAAATACCAGTTATTATCGGTTCGGCCGGTGGGGCAGGTGCTAAAACACATGTAGAGCGAACAATGGACGTTATAAGAGAAATTTTACAAGAACAGCAGCAATCGGCGAAAATTGCGATTATTTGGGCCGACTTTGATCAACAGCAAATAATAAAAGCAAATCAAGCGGGAAAAATTAACCCACTTAGCCGTCATATTCCCCCGCTGACGGAGGAATTGATTTTACATACACAAACAATTGTAGCGCAGATGGGACATGAGCCTATTTTGCGAGCGCTAGAGGAGCGGTGCGATATTATCGTGTGCGGTCGAAGCTATGACCCATCTCCTTTTGCTGCATTAGGCATTTATCACGGGATGGACGAGGGATTGGCGTATCATCTCGGAAAAATTTTAGAATGTGGGGCATTATGTGCGGAACCAGGTACTACGAAGGACTGTATTTTAGGTACATTATATGAAGATTATTTTACTGTACAGTCTTTAAATCCGATTCGGAAATGTACGCCAACAAGTGTTGCTGCTCATACGTTTTACGAAAAGGAACACCCGTATATTTTGCATGGGCCAGGCTTTATGTTAAACCTAGAGCTCTGTACGTTTACTGAAATAGCAGAGGGTGTCGTAGAGGTGCGTAATAGTCAGTACATTCCGAGTGACGTCATGAAGATTAAGTTAGAAGGTGCACGTAAAGTAGCATACCGTACGTTCGTGCTAGCAGGTATTCGTGATCCACTATTGTTAGGGCAGCTAGAAGATGTAGAAGCACAAGTGTTACAGCAGGTGCAAACGTATTTTTCAGAAATCCCGAAAGATACGTACAAGGTGAATTTTTATCACTACGGAAAAGATGCGGTGCTAGGTGAGCAGGAGCCAGAAACTTTTACGGGGCATGAGGTAGGGATAATGTTTGAAGTGCTAGCGGAAAATCAGGAAACGGCAAATGCCATTTGTGCAAATGTTCGTTCAACGTATTTACATTATGGCTATGAAAATCGTAAATCCACCGCCGGCAACCTGGCATTTCCATTCGCGCCTAGTGATGTTGAGTTTGGCCCAGTATATGAATTTTCAATTTATCACCTAATGGAAATTACGGACAACCCTTTTCGCCTAGAAATAGTGGAGGTGTCACTAGCGTGA
- a CDS encoding carbohydrate ABC transporter permease yields MRNFSVMKSIIQFVLFIFVLAILIPLLNILAMSLSDPSKVSELSGLGILPKGFSLINYEIILANPLIVRSILNSVFITIVGTIVNLFLTALTAYVLARTNFVGKNIVLILLIAVMVFEPSMITEYLLMKDLGLLNSYASLILYKAINVYYLFILMRFFQEVPDSIIEAAKIDGASHFRIFTQIMIPLSKPALATLALFYGVYHWNEYFRATIYITDPSKWPLQVVLRQFVVSQDNTTLLNGIDGKSAEFLASLDFGSLQAATIVVAVVPMLLLYPLILKYFTKGAMDGGVKE; encoded by the coding sequence ATGAGGAATTTCAGTGTAATGAAATCCATTATTCAGTTTGTCTTATTTATATTTGTACTAGCTATTTTAATCCCTCTACTAAATATTTTGGCGATGTCCTTATCTGATCCAAGCAAAGTGTCTGAACTGTCAGGCCTAGGCATCTTGCCAAAGGGTTTTTCTCTTATAAATTATGAAATTATTTTAGCAAATCCACTTATTGTGCGCAGTATTTTAAACTCCGTGTTCATTACAATTGTAGGGACAATAGTGAATTTGTTTTTAACAGCATTAACGGCCTATGTATTAGCACGGACAAACTTTGTAGGGAAAAATATTGTGCTTATTTTACTTATTGCGGTTATGGTATTTGAGCCGTCAATGATTACGGAATATTTATTAATGAAGGATTTAGGCCTTCTAAATTCCTATGCTTCGCTTATTTTGTATAAGGCGATCAATGTCTATTATTTATTTATTTTAATGCGTTTCTTCCAAGAGGTACCAGATAGCATTATTGAAGCGGCAAAAATTGATGGGGCAAGCCATTTCCGTATTTTTACGCAAATTATGATTCCTCTGTCAAAGCCTGCACTTGCCACACTCGCACTATTTTACGGCGTGTATCACTGGAATGAATATTTCCGTGCGACGATTTATATAACAGATCCATCAAAATGGCCTTTGCAGGTTGTGTTGCGACAGTTTGTAGTCTCGCAAGATAATACAACACTGCTAAACGGGATTGATGGGAAATCAGCCGAATTTCTGGCGAGTTTAGATTTTGGTTCATTACAAGCTGCAACAATTGTCGTTGCGGTCGTACCGATGTTATTACTTTATCCGCTCATCCTGAAGTACTTCACAAAGGGCGCGATGGACGGCGGAGTGAAAGAATAA
- the rbsK gene encoding ribokinase: MITVIGSLNMDLVISTNHFPTQGQTVLGEFFETIPGGKGANQAVAAARLGAPTAMIGCVGNDSFGTTLYSNLENENVDVKGIATSKKATGIANILLYEKDNRIIVVPGANYDVDEALIDQQWSVISQSKLVVLQLEIPVPTVDYILMKCKESGVPVLLNPAPAKYFDVKWLKDVTYLTPNENECEEIFGKLFTEVVKDYPNKVIVTLGGNGAYFYDGEQPVHVKGYSAKVIDTTGAGDTFNGALSYAICEGYKLQEAVQFANSAASISVEKFGAQGGMPSNTEVMARLGQLKNN; encoded by the coding sequence TTGATTACCGTCATTGGCAGTTTGAATATGGACTTAGTCATCAGTACAAATCATTTTCCAACGCAAGGACAAACCGTATTGGGCGAATTTTTTGAAACGATTCCCGGAGGCAAAGGGGCAAATCAGGCTGTCGCTGCTGCGCGACTGGGTGCACCTACAGCAATGATTGGCTGTGTAGGAAACGATTCCTTTGGCACGACATTGTATAGCAATTTAGAAAATGAAAACGTAGATGTGAAAGGGATAGCCACTAGTAAAAAAGCTACTGGCATTGCGAATATTTTACTTTATGAAAAGGATAATCGCATCATTGTCGTACCAGGAGCAAATTATGATGTAGATGAAGCATTAATTGATCAGCAATGGTCTGTTATTTCACAAAGTAAGCTCGTTGTATTACAACTTGAAATTCCAGTGCCAACGGTGGACTATATTTTAATGAAATGTAAGGAGTCCGGTGTGCCGGTATTATTAAACCCTGCACCCGCAAAATATTTTGATGTGAAATGGTTAAAAGATGTGACCTATTTAACGCCGAATGAAAATGAATGTGAAGAAATTTTTGGGAAATTGTTTACAGAGGTTGTAAAGGACTATCCAAATAAAGTAATTGTTACATTAGGCGGTAATGGTGCTTACTTTTATGATGGAGAGCAGCCTGTTCACGTTAAAGGCTATAGCGCAAAAGTAATCGATACAACTGGTGCAGGCGATACGTTTAACGGGGCGCTTTCTTATGCAATTTGTGAGGGCTACAAACTTCAGGAGGCCGTTCAATTTGCCAATAGTGCCGCATCTATTTCTGTTGAAAAATTTGGTGCGCAAGGTGGCATGCCTTCTAATACGGAAGTCATGGCAAGACTTGGGCAACTTAAAAATAATTAA
- the hflK gene encoding FtsH protease activity modulator HflK codes for MSVKRTMLTFGLGVFVVVGLIAALTSWYTVDESEQAVVITFGRADDMVTDSGLHFKLPWPIQRAEILKKETLSLQFGYKQNADGTLEAFDKETKMITGDEFIVLTDLVVQWKISDPKKYLFNSQNPQEILHSATSSAIRSIIGSSKIDAALTDGKADIEANTRDLLISLIEKYDIGISVLGVKLQDVELPNAEVRAAFTAVTDARETKNTKINEAKKYENKRLSEAQGEKDAIISKAEGQKTARIQQAEGEVAVFNKLYEQYSGNKAITRERLVIETLEAVLPTAQIYIMNDDGGDTLKYLPIQSTQPKTTEGSGN; via the coding sequence ATGAGCGTTAAACGTACAATGTTAACGTTTGGCCTTGGGGTTTTTGTTGTCGTTGGTTTAATAGCAGCATTAACATCTTGGTATACGGTTGATGAATCTGAACAAGCGGTCGTCATTACATTTGGTCGTGCAGATGATATGGTTACGGACTCAGGGTTGCATTTTAAGCTTCCGTGGCCGATTCAAAGGGCTGAGATTTTAAAGAAAGAAACACTCAGTCTGCAGTTTGGTTACAAGCAAAATGCTGACGGAACACTCGAAGCATTTGATAAGGAAACGAAAATGATTACGGGCGATGAATTCATTGTATTAACCGATCTAGTCGTACAGTGGAAAATTAGCGATCCGAAAAAATATTTATTTAATTCACAAAACCCGCAGGAAATTTTGCATAGTGCTACTTCCAGTGCAATTCGTTCAATTATCGGAAGCTCGAAAATTGATGCGGCATTAACAGATGGAAAAGCAGATATCGAAGCGAATACACGTGATTTACTTATTTCATTAATCGAAAAATATGATATTGGAATTAGTGTACTTGGCGTCAAGCTACAGGACGTAGAATTACCAAACGCGGAAGTGCGCGCAGCCTTCACAGCGGTAACAGATGCACGTGAAACCAAAAACACCAAAATAAATGAAGCAAAAAAATATGAAAATAAACGGTTAAGTGAGGCGCAAGGGGAAAAGGATGCCATTATTTCAAAAGCTGAAGGGCAAAAAACAGCGCGTATTCAACAAGCTGAAGGGGAAGTAGCGGTATTTAATAAGTTATACGAGCAGTACAGCGGGAACAAAGCAATTACGCGTGAGCGTTTAGTCATTGAAACATTAGAAGCAGTACTTCCAACTGCTCAAATTTACATTATGAATGATGACGGTGGAGATACGTTGAAATACTTGCCGATTCAATCGACGCAACCTAAAACAACAGAAGGGAGTGGCAACTAA
- the pnpS gene encoding two-component system histidine kinase PnpS, with translation MKSMTSRLFYSFIFLVGSILAVLGLVIGQLFPFYVEEYVDITAETSQAQLEQVIDERNITLSEVDRQALLETFIISTEQEQFQPMQNRLVVVLTLLMVAAFVLIGIVSNRVVHNFVEPIVNVTRTARELAIGNYRARAFANGPKTVVELRNSINILARNLQDITKTREIEEERLKTLIENMGSALMMIDREGQVSIVNKKFLQRFDIDYEDVSGKSFLMLGLPVQLEEFIDHVFLTEMPYRQQLEMEIQQEILYKQAYGAPVMGEHGRWLGVVIVMHDVSELIRLEQIRKDFVANVSHELRTPITSIKGFSETLLDGAFKDEQMLLSFLEIIYQESNRLQMLVNDLLELSKIERHGFSLDVTSTSLQDVLIRAMDLTSTQLDNKDMQFDVDISKDVHVIGDANRLIQIFTNLINNAISYSKEGKTVSLRISTSDAYGIVEVNDQGIGIEKSEIPRVFERFYRVDRARSRDSGGTGLGLSIVKHLVEAHHGKIQLTSEVGKGTCIKVLLPLDKKS, from the coding sequence ATGAAATCAATGACTAGTCGTTTATTTTATTCATTTATTTTTCTAGTCGGATCCATCTTAGCTGTCCTAGGTCTTGTCATAGGTCAGCTTTTTCCATTTTATGTGGAAGAATATGTTGATATAACAGCAGAAACGTCACAAGCGCAACTGGAGCAAGTTATTGATGAGCGTAATATCACGTTGTCAGAAGTCGACCGTCAAGCGCTTTTAGAAACTTTTATAATTAGTACGGAACAGGAACAATTTCAGCCGATGCAAAACCGTTTAGTAGTTGTACTTACTTTGTTAATGGTTGCGGCCTTTGTATTAATTGGCATCGTATCGAACAGAGTTGTTCACAATTTCGTGGAGCCAATTGTAAATGTCACGCGCACAGCAAGAGAGCTTGCAATTGGGAATTACCGCGCGCGGGCTTTTGCTAATGGGCCAAAAACTGTTGTTGAGCTGCGGAATTCGATTAATATTTTGGCGCGAAACTTACAGGATATTACAAAAACACGTGAAATCGAAGAAGAACGTCTCAAAACGCTAATCGAAAATATGGGTAGTGCCCTCATGATGATTGACCGTGAAGGCCAAGTATCCATTGTCAATAAAAAGTTTTTACAACGCTTTGATATAGACTATGAGGACGTTAGTGGCAAAAGCTTTTTAATGCTTGGCTTGCCTGTACAGCTAGAGGAATTTATTGATCATGTATTTTTAACGGAAATGCCATATAGACAGCAGTTAGAAATGGAAATACAGCAAGAGATATTATACAAGCAAGCATATGGTGCGCCAGTTATGGGTGAACATGGACGCTGGTTAGGTGTAGTCATCGTTATGCATGATGTGAGTGAGTTAATACGTTTAGAGCAAATTCGAAAAGACTTTGTTGCAAATGTTTCGCATGAGCTACGCACGCCGATTACTTCGATTAAAGGCTTCTCTGAAACATTACTGGATGGAGCTTTTAAAGATGAGCAAATGCTGCTATCATTTTTAGAAATTATTTATCAAGAAAGTAATCGCCTGCAAATGCTAGTAAATGATTTACTGGAGCTTTCTAAAATTGAACGTCACGGTTTTTCGTTGGATGTAACGTCGACAAGCTTGCAGGATGTGTTGATTCGAGCGATGGATCTGACCAGCACGCAACTTGATAACAAAGATATGCAGTTCGATGTGGATATCTCGAAGGATGTACACGTAATTGGCGATGCAAATCGTCTCATTCAAATTTTCACAAACTTAATAAATAATGCGATTTCCTATTCAAAAGAAGGGAAAACGGTATCATTGCGAATTAGTACTTCAGATGCTTACGGGATTGTTGAAGTAAATGACCAAGGAATTGGAATTGAAAAAAGTGAAATACCACGTGTGTTTGAACGTTTTTATCGCGTTGATCGAGCACGTAGCCGTGACTCAGGTGGAACCGGGCTTGGGTTATCGATTGTGAAACATTTAGTGGAGGCGCATCACGGGAAAATTCAATTGACAAGCGAAGTGGGAAAAGGAACATGCATTAAAGTTTTATTACCTCTGGATAAGAAGTCTTAA
- a CDS encoding ADP-ribosylglycohydrolase family protein, with product MLNFEDRVKGVLLATALGDALGAPIEKLSRQQIQKQYGYVDSIKTNWYKEQLGSDVTLGKQRGHGIVTDDTLMTLALCRVYKQERRHVDAYDLANSFVKELAFKKTFIPEFQKDAFILDRLFYPEKHIFLRHVLANCEPREGGYGNMVNCGAAMYIAPVGIVNAGNPFAAYNEAILFASGHQVSYGLEAAGVLAACVAKAFQPNVTIEAIIATAIDVAKDGTKQAIIAVAEAAHMLKASDTSYEEAVQILHEKIAPFSPMGDDVHRKIAKVGIPSNHYTPSRLFSIEELPLALAFIIFNDGEFYKTLKDGINSGRDTDSIGVMVGAILGAKYGSGVIHKDDVLLLESANRLDFEQEAKSFAKVAKAIIQQDIEGAKIMQQVVNEAYGGA from the coding sequence ATGCTAAATTTTGAAGATCGAGTAAAAGGTGTACTTCTGGCAACGGCACTTGGAGATGCATTAGGCGCACCGATTGAAAAACTAAGTCGCCAGCAAATCCAAAAGCAGTATGGCTATGTGGACTCAATTAAGACGAATTGGTATAAGGAACAGCTTGGTTCAGATGTAACGTTAGGGAAGCAGCGCGGTCATGGCATTGTAACAGATGATACATTAATGACGCTCGCCCTGTGCCGTGTATATAAGCAAGAACGTCGTCATGTGGATGCGTATGATCTTGCAAATTCGTTCGTAAAAGAGCTTGCATTTAAGAAGACATTTATACCCGAATTTCAAAAAGATGCATTTATTTTAGATCGGTTATTTTATCCTGAAAAACATATTTTCCTTCGCCATGTGCTCGCTAATTGTGAGCCGCGCGAAGGAGGATATGGCAATATGGTCAATTGTGGCGCGGCCATGTATATTGCACCAGTGGGAATAGTTAATGCCGGTAATCCATTTGCTGCATATAATGAAGCAATATTATTTGCATCTGGGCATCAGGTGAGCTATGGACTCGAGGCGGCTGGTGTACTGGCAGCATGTGTAGCAAAAGCATTTCAACCAAATGTGACGATTGAAGCCATTATTGCAACAGCGATTGATGTTGCAAAAGATGGTACGAAGCAGGCCATAATTGCAGTGGCTGAGGCAGCTCATATGTTAAAAGCGAGCGATACTAGTTACGAAGAAGCAGTACAAATACTACACGAAAAAATTGCACCGTTTTCTCCAATGGGCGATGATGTACACCGCAAAATTGCAAAAGTCGGTATTCCGTCGAATCACTATACACCAAGTCGTTTATTTTCAATTGAAGAATTACCACTGGCGCTTGCGTTTATCATTTTTAATGACGGCGAATTTTATAAAACGTTAAAGGATGGTATTAATTCGGGGCGCGATACGGATTCAATTGGTGTGATGGTCGGTGCAATTTTAGGTGCTAAGTATGGGAGTGGCGTCATTCACAAGGATGATGTGCTATTGCTTGAATCTGCTAATCGACTAGATTTTGAGCAGGAAGCTAAATCCTTTGCGAAAGTAGCAAAGGCGATTATTCAACAAGATATTGAAGGGGCAAAGATAATGCAACAAGTTGTAAATGAGGCATACGGAGGTGCATAA